In Theileria parva strain Muguga chromosome 4 map unlocalized ctg_529, whole genome shotgun sequence, one DNA window encodes the following:
- the UBR3 gene encoding putative zinc finger in N-recognin (UBR box) family protein translates to MNYIGDDQTQFIITNILNSSKDVTKDHIFDQLYTYLYGISDKNYFTRLINNQNANLGFCTNKWLQDSVAIKCYDCEYDSTCAVCLECFFNSDHTSHEYRLTRTSGGCCDCGDASSWNFKGSCKNHTHFVDNDERTTLACFTNSFLVKLESLLTQIIYYITEYLKNIHIIDEYSLQILILFLNDLVKVSSSYRFALNLCLSKEVLKDWILKHQILSNDIQKSFNSLYLTLLTSMAFKMKFATLFASLYIDIVQPLKEIPDEWHLSNLSVQLFTYSSIAHELFKNSFLNYCIEPIMDKNLLDKRLNKIQFTRFDRKKFSLYIRILSDITYLFNHNSVCDIVLSDTNIQRTILSLLATHNQMNLIEREEYEHVSYENSGYSIAFTIEHTIHSALKPLADYCKNLPEERTDQILKFYLVMNDFIASHLLNEKKHTDKLTRSFHIPFVRFFTYLVDFNFVRRCLRSHLNRFEKKDEFLSEYLDMHFPDLTADVTGDCGLLNMFDNDVLIYILKSAIDVLKFSMEIKQNLWVYNGESMHEQRTNYYELLFDSYDISAIHICVCLLAMKNIGTDFDLLSKVFNICLGINENLYGNNPMNEGDSDEELGKGDRKFLEKGVTEVDTSRSTIIPEDLADGDISESTRSEEDESTTSDEPGDMQFKLSFFFMIMNTLINDIKHTEILSVPKKTMKEGFVKRGLPLLKMDVVYALVSGNAEFGKVVNETKKHWKHHPMLIETIENLASLNYSKVSDKTYVRLKPESYKMIDILWNPQYPITHSVCKNSLKENISLLGSCSEVMSREYNETQNFILNSISCTSLFHYIFAFISNICKIDFNLKDQPFYSLPDLYTKHYTHLNEHGIKIITSNDMKEYSECILYSLKILNLFLTKLPLPTVEVGKMMVNSLELVLKNMDDEIYKKCLSYTILNLKRIYMIDNSISDLLSDGIRKDVKLIQRQMLQRLSSQNTMFSNEIDEDEELTTETNEDDLTCILCKQVMDSMSNMSYMTFVSTNNVLRRCCTSVQSGKNYNVYAMSSMPLKSSIMTTCGHIAHTKCINEHRKIQTDNHIFSMYGIQKSKNEFFCPVCKSLCNYTLNITTIDSVRKRRGLFSNDTLQVVDKTLSPHYQNFSTGYLSSIDRSEPETPEYTPYMLICKQNPDITYNWSWRYPYTTNWIPSPVYASYEEYPLYVYGLTTFMDSLDLNYYLCSDNMNVQDEHALSYNISLPNIDCDTCSAHDLTTIDKNLCGGFKKSENQLLPKLIFHNLNRLNKIDMIFEYFMTNLDCYRDCSIHKYITMNGSGMICTEFFPRVLTSSYAISLFSKNRLYFGIQNWKHVNSTVKLDPKFWVFYNEILNVATLRKNTLNIQNPLYSQLIRSYYFKGLKSSTHYALLSERNILEHNIVLDETYHDVKSEFISIPQSSLYYEKSLSDQINMIRIFIESLSDSHMYELYESLNMFSSMSLNEIKHYNFESEKFSFFDKVLNTNHDTSWIKSLKPLKKYFEQEKENSNIYKQMDGSPVKDKINIYKMFGNDLLVNPWSCDFMRDFLLFFFSTKYCGKETVMEHLYYYLMVGTVQVMDRFLIEIVEQNYVEFIDKSAETDKICLETRNKRDFLKLFSQRFFREFYENAEFPVDVISRLDIIDFNEHVDKFRAYNGYVSSEYKEPDYNYPNKEFRVFNEMLEELISYSSMLRTIHYSHVEGFTETIPKLSEQSPEYDYKDFDDYLVNQVTKLVKVRDIQNNLNNYYDMDAIIETLKEYVPQKSCSKRTRIGSFEDRVSSLVDDIFVDPVTPEESHTNSEYLYRGVDLPRRINKLLYKNHTNTAFFETLKHHIPDSIHILDFFENDFFNEVSTLEFGSSFFNTVETLFKLVVEYLKSKGYLKTTEHDLFPKFKQTLMESVNLFLDVSFWTINSIFAYENDLRNKLVYSNMYNESTRFAATFEALGLQEFCTPELTNKVVRMLFTVTYKNQMRLNRSCNMEVTPPIVTNYTLIKIDKYLDELNWDIIKSTSFRNCANCGLKPANPLICLLCGSVLCSNSECCQKVKISDLTRFISDLDKKSSEFKKSDVSKVYHEEILAHSNLCGGGQCVYFSPYYCFVLYVDERRRCVVQSLYSDKYGNSDLHGKVYGTVRLSQTRIENIVNTLCSGRLSNEIVAQRKLMLNSFN, encoded by the exons atgaatTATATCGGAGATGATCAGACGCAGTTTATAATTACGAATATCCTGAACTCAAGCAAGGATGTCACGAAGGATCACATATTCGACCAATTATACACGTATTTATACGGAATCTCCGAtaaaaactattttacGAGGCTTataaataatcaaaatg CCAATTTGGGTTTCTGTACAAACAAATGGTTACAAGATTCTGTTGCAATAAAATGCTACGATTGCGAATACGATAGTACTTGTGCAGTTTGCT TGGAATGCTTCTTTAACTCGGACCATACCTCCCATGAATACAGATTAACGAGGACTTCTGGAGGATGTTGTG aCTGTGGAGATGCAAGTTCATGGAATTTTAAAGGTTCTTGTAAGAACCATACGCATTTCGTCGACAACGACGAAAGAACTACACTAGCGTGTTTTACAAACTCCTTTCTGGTCAAACTTGAGAGCTTGCTGAcccaaattatatactatataactgAATATTTGAAGAATATTCACATCATTGATGAATACTCGCTTcaaatactaatactatttttaaacGACTTAGTCAAGGTCAGCTCATCATACAG ATTTGCACTGAACCTGTGTCTTTCCAAAGAAGTTCTCAAGGATTGGATTCTGAAGCATCAAATTCTGAGTAATGACATTCAGAAG TCATTCAACTCTCTGTACTTGACACTTTTGACATCAATGGCATTTAAGATGAAGTTTGCAACACTATTt GCTTCTTTGTATATTGACATCGTCCAACCATTGAAGGAGATCCCCGACG aaTGGCATCTGAGTAATTTATCGGTCCAGCTCTTTACATACTCATCAATAGCACAtgagttatttaaaaactCGTTCCTGAACTATTGTATTGAGCCCATAATGGACAAAAATCTGCTCGATAAGAGATTAAATAAGATACAGTTCACTCGGTTTGATAGGAAAAAATTCAG TTTGTACATAAGGATTTTGAGTGATATCACATACCTGTTTAACCATAACTCAGTATGTGATATAGTTCTGTCGGACACAAATATACAAAGAACCATCCTGAGTCTACTGGCGACCCATAACCAAATGAACCTCATTGAAAGGGAAGAGTATGAACACGTGTCTTATGAAAATTCAG ggtATTCTATAGCATTCACAATTGAACACACAATACACTCAGCATTAAAGCCACTAGCGGATTACTGTAAGAACTTGCCGGAAGAGAGAACTGATCAAATACTTAAGTTCTACTTGGTCATGAATGATTTTATCGCCAGCCACCTTTTAAACGAGAAAAAGCACactgataaattaactagGTCGTTTCACATCCCTTTTGTCAGGTTCTTCACATACTTGGTTGATTTCAATTTTGTGAGGAGGTGTTTGAGATCGCACTTGAACAGATTTGAGAAGAAAgatgaatttttatcagAATACCTAGATATGCATTTCCCAGACCTTACGGCAGATGTTACTGGGGATTGTGGACTTTTGAACATGTTTGACAACGACGTCCtgatttacattttaaagaGTGCAATTGATGTGCTTAAGTTCTCAATGGAAATTAAGCAGAACCTGTGGGTCTATAACGGAGAGTCAATGCACGAACAGAGAACAAATTACTATGAACTTCTATTTGATTCGTATGATATCAGTGCAATCCACATCTGCGTGTGTCTCTTGGCCATGAAAAATATAGGGACGGATTTTGACCTGCTATCAAAGGTATTTAACATTTGCCTGGGAATAAATGAGAATTTATACGGAAATAATCCAATGAATGAGGGAGATAGCGACGAAGAATTAGGTAAAGGTGATAGAAAATTTTTGGAAAAGGGGGTAACTGAAGTTGACACCTCAAGATCAACAATAATCCCAGAAGATTTAGCAGATGGTGATATATCAGAATCAACAAGATCAGAAGAGGATGAATCAACCACAAGTGATGAGCCAGGAGATATGCAGTTCAAGTTATCGTTCTTCTTCATGATCATGAACACGCTAATAAACGACATAAAGCATACAGAGATATTATCTGTTCCAAAAAAGACTATGAAGGAAGGGTTTGTTAAAAGAGGACTGCCTTTACTGAAAATGGATGTGGTTTATGCACTAGTTTCGGGAAATGCAGAGTTCGGAAAGGTTGTAAATGAGACTAAGAAACATTGGAAACACCACCCAATGCTTATTGAAACAATTGAGAATTTGGCATCCCTAAACTACTCAAAGGTGTCAGATAAGACATATGTGAGATTAAAGCCAGAGTCATATAAGATGATTGATATTCTGTGGAATCCACAGTATCCAATAACACACTCGGTATgtaaaaattcattaaagGAAAACATAAGCTTACTTGGCTCATGCAGTGAAGTCATGTCGAGAGAGTATAATGAGACTCaaaactttattttaaattcgaTATCCTGCACTAGCCTCTTCCATTACATTTTTGCATTCATTTCAAacatttgtaaaatagatTTTAATCTGAAGGACCAGCCGTTTTATTCACTCCCAGATTTGTACACTAAACAttacacacatttaaatgaacacggaataaaaataataacctCAAATGACATGAAGGAGTATAGCGAGTGTATACTATACTCCCtaaagattttaaatttatttctcaCAAAACTACCCCTTCCAACGGTTGAAGTTGGGAAAATGATGGTAAACTCACTAGAACTGGTACTCAAGAATATGGACGACGAGATTTATAAAAAGTGCCTGTCATACACAATCCTAAACTTGAAGAGGATTTACATGATAGATAACAGCATTTCTGATTTGTTGTCAGATGGAATTAGGAAGGATGTTAAGCTGATACAGAGGCAGATGCTCCAGAGACTTAGTAGCCAAAACACAATGTTTTCAAATGAGATTGATGAGGATGAGGAATTGACAACTGAAACAAATGAAGATGACTTAACATGTATACTGTGTAAGCAGGTTATGGACTCTATGTCGAATATGTCGTACATGACATTCGTCTCAACAAACAATGTTCTGAGAAGGTGTTGTACATCAGTTCAGAGTGGTAAGAACTACAACGTATACGCAATGTCTTCAATGCCCCTTAAATCTTCAATAATGACAACCTGCGGTCACATAGCTCACACAAAGTGTATTAACGAGCACAGGAAGATACAGACGGATAACCACATCTTCTCAATGTATGGAATACAAAAGTCCAAAAACGAGTTTTTCTGTCCAGTCTGCAAATCACTATGCAATTATACTCTTAACATAACAACAATAGACAGTGTGCGGAAAAGAAGAGGATTATTTAGCAATGATACTCTGCAAGTAGTTGACAAGACATTAAGTCCACACTATCAAAATTTCAGCACAGGATACCTATCATCGATAGACAGATCGGAGCCAGAAACCCCAGAGTACACCCCGTATATGCTAATATGTAAGCAGAATCCAGATATAACATATAATTGGTCGTGGAGATATCCTTACACAACAAATTGGATACCCTCGCCAGTGTACGCAAGCTACGAAGAATATCCACTGTATGTGTATGGACTTACGACATTTATGGATAGCCTTGACCTCAACTATTACCTTTGCTCAGATAACATGAACGTGCAAGATGAACATGCACTTTCATATAACATCTCACTGCCAAATATTGATTGTGACACGTGTTCAGCCCACGATTTGACAACAATTGATAAAAACTTGTGTGGAGGATTTAAAAAGAGTGAAAATCAGCTTCTACCAAAACTTATATTCCACAACCTTAATAGGCTAAACAAGATTGACATGATCTTTGAGTACTTTATGACGAACTTGGATTGTTATAGAGATTGCAGCATTCACAAATACATTACGATGAACGGATCCGGGATGATTTGTACAGAGTTTTTTCCCAGAGTCTTGACTTCATCCTATGCAATATCACTGTTCTCAAAGAATAGATTATATTTTGGAATTCAGAACTGGAAACACGTAAATTCAACGGTTAAGCTGGATCCCAAGTTCTGGGTATTTTACAATGAGATTTTGAATGTGGCAACTCTGAGAAAGAATACCCTGAATATCCAAAATCCGTTATACTCACAGCTTATTAGAAGTTATTACTTTAAAGGGCTCAAGAGTTCAACACACTACGCCTTATTATCGGAGAGAAACATCCTGGAGCATAACATAGTGCTAGATGAAACGTACCATGATGTGAAGAGTGAGTTCATATCAATCCCACAGTCATCGCTGTATTATGAAAAGTCGTTGTCTGACCAAATCAACATGATTAGAATCTTCATAGAATCGCTGAGTGACTCACACATGTATGAGCTTTACGAAAGTTTGAACATGTTCAGCTCAATGAGCCTGAATGAGATTAAGCACTACAATTTCGAAAGTGAAAAGTTCTCATTTTTCGATAAAGTTCTGAACACAAACCATGACACTAGCTGGATCAAGTCACTGAAACCATTGAAGAAATACTTTGAACAGGAGAAGGAAAACTCGAATATTTACAAACAGATGGACGGGTCGCCAGTTAAGGACAAGAtaaacatttataaaatgttcGGAAATGACCTTTTGGTTAATCCGTGGTCCTGTGACTTCATGAGAGATTTCCTGTTATTCTTCTTTTCAACGAAGTATTGCGGAAAGGAAACTGTAATGGAACATTTGTACTACTATTTGATGGTGGGAACTGTCCAGGTTATGGATCGGTTTTTGATTGAGATTGTTGAGCAAAATTACGTTGAATTCATTGACAAAAGCGCAGAAACTGATAAAATCTGTCTAGAAACGAGAAATAAGAGAGATTTCCTGAAACTGTTCAGCCAGAGGTTTTTTAGAGAGTTTTATGAAAATGCAGAATTCCCAGTAGATGTTATTAGTAGGCTAGATATCATAGACTTTAATGAGCATGTTGATAAGTTCAGGGCCTATAACGGTTACGTCAGTAGTGAATATAAGGAACCGGATTACAATTATCCAAACAAGGAGTTCAGAGTATTTAATGAGATGCTAGAAGAGCTGATTTCATACTCTTCAATGTTAAGGACGATTCACTATTCTCACGTGGAGGGATTTACAGAGACGATTCCAAAACTTTCAGAACAGTCACCGGAGTATGATTATAAGGATTTCGACGATTACCTTGTAAATCAAGTAACTAAGCTTGTAAAGGTAAGAGATATCCAGAATAACCTGAACAACTACTATGATATGGACGCAATAATAGAGACTTTGAAGGAGTATGTGCCTCAAAAATCATGCTCCAAGAGGACACGAATAGGTAGTTTTGAAGATAGAGTGAGCAGTTTAGTTGATGATATCTTTGTTGACCCAGTAACTCCAGAGGAGTCACATACGAACTCAGAGTACCTGTACAGAGGTGTAGATTTACCAAGAAGAATTAACAAGTTATTGTACAAAAATCACACTAATACAGCGTTTTTCGAGACGCTCAAACATCATATTCCCGACTCCATCCACATTTTGGACttttttgaaaatgacTTTTTTAATGAGGTTTCAACTTTAGAGTTTGGTAGctcattttttaacaccGTTGAAACACTTTTCAAATTAGTCGTCGAATACCTTAAATCTAAAGGATACTTAAAGACTACAGAGCATGATTTATTTCCTAAGTTTAAGCAGACGTTAATGGAGTCTGTGAATCTATTCTTGGATGTTTCATTCTGGACCATAAACAGTATATTCGCCTACGAAAACGACTTGAGGAACAAGCTGGTGTACTCTAACATGTATAACGAGTCTACTAGGTTCGCAGCGACCTTTGAAGCGTTGGGTTTGCAGGAATTTTGCACGCCAGAACTCACTAACAAAGTTGTGAGAATGCTGTTTACAGTCACTTACAAGAACCAGATGAGACTGAACAGGAGCTGTAACATGGAAGTAACACCTCCAATAGTTACAAACTACACACTGATTAAGATCGACAAGTACCTGGATGAGTTGAATTGGGATATAATAAAGTCAACATCCTTTAGAAACTGTGCAAACTGTGGTTTAAAACCTGCAAATCCGCTCATTTGCCTTCTTTGTGGGTCAGTTTTATGTTCAAATTCTGAGTGCTGCCAGAAGGTTAAAATCTCAGACCTCACCAGATTCATCTCAGACCTTGACAAGAAGAGCTCAGAGTTCAAGAAGAGTGACGTCTCAAAGGTTTATCACGAGGAGATTCTAGCGCACTCAAATTTATGTGGAGGTGGCCAGTGCGTCTACTTCTCACCCTACTACTGCTTCGTTCTTTACGTAGATGAGAGACGCAGGTGTGTAGTACAATCACTTTACTCTGATAAGTACGGTAATAGTGACCTTCACGGCAAAGTTTACGGAACCGTTCGACTTTCACAAACCAGAATTGAGAATATTGTCAACACCTTGTGTTCTGGACGCCTTTCTAATGAAATTGTTGCTCAAAGAAAACTCATGCTAAACTCCTTCaactaa
- the pigm gene encoding Mannosyltransferase (PIG-M) family protein: MNETIFVRYYRKISNNPKSLRSFIYYSSILIRLALIAYSSFHNLNFDVKYTDIDYLVFSDASRLVLGGKSPYDRHTYRYTPILSYLMVFNHFLFNDFGKLLFSASDLLVGLVIEKTLSATSDLKRYLLSALWLLNPFVIVISSRGNADTIICLIILSSVYFLKKGHISTSALLFGLSVHFKLYPVIYAVPFVFHLYSDKLLIRLKSEYSNKGKFLRRLPLLLITNINMKQIKFAILSFLSFAFFTYLTYYFYGFESIYESYLYHYLRKDHRHNFSIYFNLMYYIVDTNMNLNLFVSFVPQVFCFLLFSLLAFVDLTLSLFMMTISFVSLNKVLTSQHFLWWICLIPLVLSKINLTFNNMRYFLLSVASLFVFKFFWLFSGYRQEFLGYSSFNEMLFSSTFLVISHMLVAWTLLYNCYSKKGIQKSE, from the exons ATGAACGAAACTATATTTGTTCGTTATTATCGCAAAATTTCTAATAACCCTAAGAGCCTTAGGTCCTTTATTTACTATTCTTCTATCTTGATTCGTTTAGCTTTGATCGCATATTCGAGCTTCCATAACCTTAact TTGATGTAAAGTATACTGACATTGACTATTTGGTCTTTTCTGATGCCTCTAGGCTTGTTTTGGGTGGAAAATCACCTTATGATAGACACACATATCGCTACACTCCCATTCT ATCTTATTTGATGGTTTTTAACCATTTCCTTTTTAACGATTTTGGTAAATTGTTGTTTTCAGCATCAGATTTGCTTGTCGGACTTGTAATTGAGAAAACTCTCAGTGCAACATCTGACCTTAAGCGTTATCTACTTTCGGCACTCTGGCTTCTTAACCCTTTTGTAATCGTCATATCTTCCAGAGGCAATGCTGATACCATTATCTGTCTGATTATTCTTTCATCAGTTTACTTTCTTAAAAAGGGGCATATCTCTACATCAGCTCTCCT gtTTGGGTTGTCGGTTCACTTTAAACTGTACCCTGTAATTTACGCTGTACCATTTGtttttcatttatattCCGATAAATTG CTCATTAGGTTAAAATCGGAATACTCAAACAAGGGTAAATTTCTAAGAAGACTCCCCTTACTCCTAATCACTAACATAAACAtgaaacaaattaaatttgcCATTTTAAGCTTTCTATCATTTGCGTTTTTCACATACTTAACATACTACTT TTATGGATTTGAATCCATATACGAGTCTTACCTTTACCACTACCTGAGGAAAGACCACAGGCATAACTTTTCCATATATTTCAATCTCATGTACTATATTGTTGACACAAACATGAAT ttgAATCTGTTTGTATCGTTTGTGCCTCAAGTTTTTTGCTTTTTACTCTTCTCTCTTCTGGCATTCGTTGATCTGACACTTTCACTATTTATGATG ACGATTTCCTTCGTCTCACTCAACAAAGTCCTAACATCGCAGCACTTCCTCTGGTGGATTTGCCTAATCCCACTAGTCCtgagtaaaattaacctAACCTTCAATAACATGCGGTACTTTCTTTTGTCCGTTGCTTCACTGTTTGTGTTCAAGTTTTTCTGGCTTTTTAGTGGATACAGGCAGGAGTTCCTGGGATATTCATCATTCAACGAG ATGCTGTTTTCGTCAACCTTTCTCGTGATCTCTCACATGCTTGTTGCATGGACTCTTTTGTACAATTGCTACTCTAAAAAAGGAATACAAAAGTCTGAATAA
- a CDS encoding putative integral membrane protein, protein MFRRGRSNDRNEEEEPSNRLSHLLLFLILCITFLLYFGYNDLPSKQEPPVINKIRANADDSSISYHNKTYLHSSFTLPQISLRLLNEITIHVESSTLENVFEDHVLSWKYMENSRIHFRVFENTYGLISISAHRDSSVPNDSAGKFIYFGLVRANRNICESIPSNSWTCQKDHDQFNNSFDSKYCLLVLKSNRLNDILQYTHDFLSDYKLHKSDMMVGMFCGNAVISRTANSENELYFINFNRESDYRSSPFFVCKFSTLLTDVIECFNTEVTSANLSLPLTLIHDPTTDVLVTANYNPENKNLNILTFNSSRLSFKAAYRSIPAPSGWLISIGKSSKGRVFFAGDAAPYEILGIYDVGNSRHEYHNLYL, encoded by the exons ATGTTTCGTCGTGGTAGAAGCAATGATCGCAACGAGGAAGAAGAACCCAGTAACCGACTAAGCCACCTCCTACTATTCCTAATTCTATGCATAACGTTCCTCCTATACTTCGGATACAACGATTTGCCGTCGAAGCAGGAACCCCCAGTG aTAAACAAGATTCGTGCCAATGCCGACGACTCATCGATTTCCTATCATAATAAAACATACCTGCATTCTTCCTTTACACTCCCACAGATATCGCTCAGACTACTAAATGAAATAACCATTCACGTGGAGTCATCAACActggaaaatgtgtttgaAGACCATGTGTTATCCTGGAAGTACATGGAAAACTCAAGAATACACTTTAGAGTCTTTGAAAACACATACGGGTTAATATCAATTTCAGCCCATAGAGACTCCTCAGTTCCAAATGACTCCGCAGGTAAGTTTATATACTTCGGACTAGTCAGAGCTAATCGCAACATATGTGAGTCCATCCCTTCAAATTCCTGGACTTGCCAGAAAGATCATGACCAGTTTAACAACTCTTTTGATTCAAAATATTGCTTACTCGTGCTTAAGTCTAACAGACTTAATGATATACTACAGTATACACATGACTTTCTCTCAGACTACAAATTACACAAATCAG ATATGATGGTGGGAATGTTTTGCGGGAATGCTGTGATTTCAAGGACTGCAAACTCGGAAAATGAACTCTATTTCATAAATTTCAATAGAGAAAGTGATTATAGATCGTCGCCATTTTTCGTGTGTAAATTCTCAACGCTGTTAACTGATGTAATTGAGTGCTTTAATACTGAAGTCACGTCTGCTAATCTGAGCCTGCCACTAACACTTATACATGACCCTACTACAGATGTTCTCGTAACAGCAAATTATAACCCTGAGAATAAAAACCTCAATATTCTTACGTTTAACTCTAGCAGATTGTCATTTAAAGCTGCATATAGATCGATACCTGCTCCAAGTG GATGGCTTATAAGCATCGGTAAAAGCTCTAAAGGAAGGGTGTTTTTCGCAG gCGATGCGGCACCGTACGAAATACTAGGAATTTACGACGTTGGAAACTCGAGGCATGAAtatcataatttatacttGTAA
- a CDS encoding Galactose oxidase central domain protein: MNLNSGVFGHTISPFVIYKYGFNEDSNSSEQNCEHSSSSDDKTEEKDILNEDSSNINESNPSNNENNTSYNENNNSVDNINSEDSISLDKVSLGDYESSPENAEKSLSSSDFGPEPDNPNLSSSTTSNDTNTNAEEEENEPKIDLSYYKEYARKMNMMRKDDVAYTRFLNEVNMNEVKSLLYGTWRPEDSEKMWLEITGPERDTNIIFHDNQVITEEELIQSKDEPWVILSCDHMYEFVMYDVDNRNLNDKFKYNTKYVLLFGGASIKENGFSQYYVNMYAFLHGLKNVVVSDDLYYLDAQSFTGNWELLKTNNTPEPRAFHASCVMYVALDTPILLVCGGFTHNKLLLDTHLHVLNLTTEPLTWTIFQTSGPSPPKRFGHSMAQVGNYVVIFGGCNGSFLLNDLWALNVNCGTFLVPGKISSNSWMEIPFRGLTPSPRAFHSTCKTGISSTAPMIIFGGLTKQISPRTRLYALHSVLDDYLTWSILPVYVRCPYEFRTFHSMAFVSNSIVITGGDDFKHDNVRNIKSVCYTLETKAFRYIEDVVNLSGHQSWSAYGMLYHFGGIRNEGGKFSYEDSISISNPLTYCDDSNVDEVYLKYIQYASMVLNGANINVDSSKVPKTSATTDIKAQGSEQIQSSDSIEGKDDVNVVEGELGPTSTNEKCDKETPVGQSPDGDKQVTEYNMETGKTVKDEPVANTQSLHPTGAVVHSRPRRSAAIKCLSAIEEDHLRHKEREKEKSEKE, from the exons atgaatttaaattccGGTGTTTTTGGTCACACAATCTCTCCATTtgtaatatacaaataCGGATTTAACGAAGATTCCAACTCTTCTGAACAAA ATTGTGAACACTCCTCTAGTTCTGATGATAAAACTGAAGAAAAGGATATTTTAAACGAAGATAGTTCAAATATCAATGAATCCAACCCCTctaataatgaaaataatacttcttataatgaaaataataattcagttgataatattaactcaGAAGATTCTATTAGTCTTGATAAGGTGTCTCTCGGTGACTATGAATCTTCGCCTGAGAATGCTGAGAAATCCTTATCATCTTCAGACTTTGGTCCAGAGCCTGATAATCCCAACTTATCAAGTTCTACAACGTCAAATGATACAAATACGAATGCTGAAGAGGAAGAAAACGAGCCTAAAATTGACCTGAGCTACTACAAAGAATACGCGAGGAAGATGAATATGATGCGCAAAGACGATGTTGCATACACTAGATTCCTCAATGAAGTTAATATGAATGAGGTAAAGAGCCTTTTATACGGAACCTGGCGTCCGGAAGATAGCGAGAAGATGTGGTTAGAGATTACAGGCCCAGAGCGTGATACGAATATAATATTCCACGACAACCAGGTTATCACAGAAGAGGAATTAATACAGTCGAAAGACGAGCCGTGGGTGATTTTATCCTGTGATCACATGTACGAATTTGTAATGTATGACGTGGATAATCGcaatttaaatgataaattcaaatataatactaaatatGTACTCTTATTTGGAGGAGCAAGTATTAAAGAAAATGGATTTAGTCAGTACTATGTTAATATGTACGCATTTCTCCATG GTTTAAAGAATGTTGTTGTCAGTGATGACCTGTATTACTTAGACGCCCAGAGTTTTACAGGAAATTGGGAGTTAttaaaaactaataatacgCCAGAACCACGTGCTTTTCATGCCTCATGTGTTATGTATGTAGCACTTGATACCCCTATTCTTCTTGTTTGCGGTGGTTTTACACACAATAAACTACTTCTGGACACACACTTGCATGTTTTAAACTTAACCACAGAACCTCTTACTTGGACTATTTTTCAGACTTCAGGACCCAGTCCACCTAAAAGATTTGGACACTCGATGGCTCAAGTTGGCAACTATGTTGTAATTTTTGGAGGCTGTAACGGATCATTTTTACTTAACGACTTGTGGGCTTTGAATGTTAACTGTGGCACATTCTTAGTTCCTGGGAAAATAAGCTCAAACTCCTGGATGGAAATACCGTTTAGAGGCCTTACACCCTCACCAAGAGCATTCCACTCGACGTGTAAAACAGGGATTTCATCCACGGCACCGAtg attatCTTTGGAGGGTTAACTAAACAAATATCGCCAAGAACTAGGCTTTATGCACTTCACTCTGTCCTAGACGATTACCTTACATGG AGTATTTTACCAGTCTACGTTAGATGCCCCTACGAATTCAGAACATTTCACT CGATGGCATTTGTAAGCAATTCTATTGTAATAACTGGTGGTGATGATTTTAAACACGACAATGTAAGGAATATAAAGTCAGTTTGCTACACACTCGAAACAAAGGCGTTTCGATACATTGAAGATGTCGTTAATCTG tcTGGTCATCAATCATGGAGTGCATATGGAATGTTATATCACTTTGGAGGGATAAGGAATGAAGGGGGCAAGTTTTCTTATGAAGACTCAATTTCAATTTCAAACCCTCTGA CGTACTGCGACGACTCTAATGTTGACGAGGTCTACTTAAAGTATATACAGTACGCCTCAATGGTTCTAAATGGCGCTAATATAAATGTTGATTCAAGCAAAGTACCAAAAACCAGTGCCACTACCGATATCAAGGCTCAAGGTTCAGAGCAAATACAATCCTCCGATTCTATAGAAGGAAAAGATGATGTTAATGTAGTTGAAGGTGAGCTGGGTCCAACGTCTACAAATGAGAAATGTGATAAAGAAACACCTGTAGGTCAATCTCCAGATGGAGATAAACAAGTAACTGAATACAACATGGAAACTGGAAAAACAGTAAAAGACGAACCAGTGGCTAATACTCAATCATTACATCCAACGGGGGCTGTAGTACATTCTAGGCCTAGGCGTTCAGCAGCTATAAAGTGCCTATCTGCAATTGAAGAGGACCATTTAAGGCATAAGGAGAGAGAAAAGGAAAAATCTGAGAaggaataa